The following coding sequences lie in one Caloenas nicobarica isolate bCalNic1 chromosome 17, bCalNic1.hap1, whole genome shotgun sequence genomic window:
- the KCTD7 gene encoding BTB/POZ domain-containing protein KCTD7 isoform X1, with translation MPFIATAADPADLLTRARGMVVVTGQNKVSGDPDDAMSSSDAEDDFQEPATPTATQAGQALPLLPQQFPEVVPLNVGGMYFTTRLSTLRRYEDTMLAAMFSGRHYIPTDAEGRYFIDRDGTYFGDILNFLRSGDLPPRERVRSVYKEAQYYSIGPLLDNLEDIQPLKGEKVRQAFLGLMPYYKDHLERIIEIAKLRAMQRKARFAKLKVCVFKEEMPITPYECPHFNSLRFERSESETKLFEHHCEVDVSFGPWEAVADVYDLLHCIVTDLSDRGITVDHQCIGVCDKHLINHYYCKRPIYEFKITWW, from the exons ATGCCATT CATTGCCACGGCTGCCGACCCAGCAGACCTGCTGACGAGAGCCAGAGGGATGGTGGTAGTTACGGGGCAGAACAAAGTGAGCGGAGACCCGGATGATGCCATGTCGAGCTCAGATGCAGAGGATGATTTCCAAGAGCCGGCCACTCCTACTGCAACCCAGGCAGGACAAGCGCTACCTCTGCTGCCGCAGCAG TTTCCAGAAGTTGTTCCACTAAACGTGGGCGGCATGTATTTTACAACAAGACTGTCAACACTGAGACGTTATGAGGACACAATGTTGGCGGCTATGTTCAGTGGAAGACACTATATTCCAACAGATGCTGAAGGCAGATACTTTATCGACAGAGATGGAACCTACTTTGG AGACATACTTAACTTTCTACGATCTGGCGACCTGCCACCGAGGGAGAGAGTGAGGTCAGTTTACAAGGAAGCACAGTATTATTCCATAGGACCCTTGCTAGACAATCTAGAGGACATCCAGcctctgaaaggagaaaaagtcagGCAAGCTTTCCTGGGTCTGATGCCATATTACAAAG ATCATTTGGAACGGATAATCGAGATAGCAAAGCTTAGAGccatgcaaagaaaagcaagatttgCGAAATTGAAGGTGTGTGTCTTCAAAGAAGAGATGCCCATTACTCCCTACGAATGCCCACATTTCAATTCTTTGCGTTTCGAAAGGAGTGAAAGTGAGACGAAGCTGTTTGAACACCATTGCGAAGTAGATGTATCTTTTGGCCCCTGGGAGGCTGTAGCTGATGTGTATGATCTCTTGCACTGTATCGTGACAGACCTGTCCGACAGAGGAATAACTGTGGATCACCAGTGTATCGGAGTCTGTGATAAACACCTGATAAACCACTATTACTGCAAGCGTCCTATCTATGAATTCAAGATTACCTGGTGGTGA
- the KCTD7 gene encoding BTB/POZ domain-containing protein KCTD7 isoform X2, producing the protein MVVVTGQNKVSGDPDDAMSSSDAEDDFQEPATPTATQAGQALPLLPQQFPEVVPLNVGGMYFTTRLSTLRRYEDTMLAAMFSGRHYIPTDAEGRYFIDRDGTYFGDILNFLRSGDLPPRERVRSVYKEAQYYSIGPLLDNLEDIQPLKGEKVRQAFLGLMPYYKDHLERIIEIAKLRAMQRKARFAKLKVCVFKEEMPITPYECPHFNSLRFERSESETKLFEHHCEVDVSFGPWEAVADVYDLLHCIVTDLSDRGITVDHQCIGVCDKHLINHYYCKRPIYEFKITWW; encoded by the exons ATGGTGGTAGTTACGGGGCAGAACAAAGTGAGCGGAGACCCGGATGATGCCATGTCGAGCTCAGATGCAGAGGATGATTTCCAAGAGCCGGCCACTCCTACTGCAACCCAGGCAGGACAAGCGCTACCTCTGCTGCCGCAGCAG TTTCCAGAAGTTGTTCCACTAAACGTGGGCGGCATGTATTTTACAACAAGACTGTCAACACTGAGACGTTATGAGGACACAATGTTGGCGGCTATGTTCAGTGGAAGACACTATATTCCAACAGATGCTGAAGGCAGATACTTTATCGACAGAGATGGAACCTACTTTGG AGACATACTTAACTTTCTACGATCTGGCGACCTGCCACCGAGGGAGAGAGTGAGGTCAGTTTACAAGGAAGCACAGTATTATTCCATAGGACCCTTGCTAGACAATCTAGAGGACATCCAGcctctgaaaggagaaaaagtcagGCAAGCTTTCCTGGGTCTGATGCCATATTACAAAG ATCATTTGGAACGGATAATCGAGATAGCAAAGCTTAGAGccatgcaaagaaaagcaagatttgCGAAATTGAAGGTGTGTGTCTTCAAAGAAGAGATGCCCATTACTCCCTACGAATGCCCACATTTCAATTCTTTGCGTTTCGAAAGGAGTGAAAGTGAGACGAAGCTGTTTGAACACCATTGCGAAGTAGATGTATCTTTTGGCCCCTGGGAGGCTGTAGCTGATGTGTATGATCTCTTGCACTGTATCGTGACAGACCTGTCCGACAGAGGAATAACTGTGGATCACCAGTGTATCGGAGTCTGTGATAAACACCTGATAAACCACTATTACTGCAAGCGTCCTATCTATGAATTCAAGATTACCTGGTGGTGA